From the Sandaracinaceae bacterium genome, one window contains:
- a CDS encoding BamA/TamA family outer membrane protein, producing the protein MTRAHPARAVSLWRGLLGFALAAGLGLGLASPVSAWVPQELLGRRIVRIEVRGEAAGLVLPAELGLEPGATLERAYLRATVERLLATGRWADVQLDVAVEQGGVVLYVELAARFLLARVTVTGNDVLDDTEILRALDLHEGEEMDRALTQTDAGLALLRGRLGRIYRERGYERVSAGFELRDTDDPSRKALVVRIYEGTPTRIARIVFEGEQPPEEAGIARALGLDEGDIFDRREVDEALREATQTLRERRWYGAQLGLARVTREDQDVVLVIESVIGPRYELLIRDPHPLSRETVADALELTSERLSRGAAEALEQRVEDLYARRGYPATEVEVRRVPGRFAGEARLVVHVTAGRPQRVTQVRFPGAQHFTQDHLREQLSGFVIDAVDLGGLADPVDTRTAELLVSSDRTSRAGERRSVPRPMMPAEIFYEPAYDEAIEHIQHLYEREGFLSVVVGPITHQTFAQGPDDHVEVRIPIEEGPRSYLYELTLTGNHDLSDREVLDALAFERGQPFSHALLDEARQRVELLYQEEGYLYARVEPSVRFSGDRTRAVVSLTITEVYPVSVGEVIIMGADRTEHAVIRGLVALRSGERFRPSQVRRTQDRLMELGIFSSVTAGPAEPDLPARVKPVLISVSERRSQMLDFRAGVSTAEGIRGGFEYGYRNLFGKGIGLTLRVQLANQFLFFDNVLADRISALSLADRLERRITLGVLLPYLPRLPNTRVSLSVSHLRDNQRAFGLDSNNIDLTFTVRPARQFFLTISGGLENNDVDLLVDDRTYQQLLMDAPPGLRALLRVPQGRSTLVSGEVGATLDLRDNPFTPTQGFYASVKAEWARTLAAELVEVAGMAERFFSHHVRAELTVSGYVPLGPFTLALQGRVGRVFHLEDRSKTYPNRQFFLGGVDTVRGYLQDSLVPQDLADEGLSSSQISQGGDVFMVARAELRFPIRGMVYGGAFTDFGNLWARAGNLNPLELRPTAGLGLRFATPVGPVAFDYGFLLARRRELGERIGSFHFSIGLF; encoded by the coding sequence GTGACGCGCGCGCACCCAGCACGGGCGGTCTCGCTTTGGCGTGGGCTGCTGGGCTTCGCGCTCGCGGCCGGGCTCGGGCTGGGGCTCGCGTCGCCGGTCAGCGCGTGGGTGCCGCAAGAGCTGCTGGGGCGGCGCATCGTGCGCATCGAGGTGCGTGGCGAGGCCGCCGGGCTGGTGCTGCCGGCCGAGCTGGGGCTCGAGCCGGGAGCCACGCTGGAGCGCGCCTACCTGAGAGCCACGGTGGAGCGGCTCTTGGCCACCGGACGGTGGGCCGACGTGCAGCTGGACGTGGCCGTCGAGCAGGGCGGCGTGGTGCTCTACGTGGAGCTGGCGGCCCGCTTCCTGTTGGCGCGCGTCACCGTGACCGGCAACGACGTGCTGGACGACACCGAGATCCTGCGCGCGCTCGACCTGCACGAGGGCGAAGAGATGGACCGCGCGCTCACGCAGACCGACGCGGGCCTCGCGCTCTTGCGGGGGCGCCTCGGGCGCATCTACCGCGAGCGAGGCTACGAGCGCGTGAGCGCCGGGTTCGAGCTGCGCGACACCGACGACCCGTCGCGCAAGGCGCTGGTGGTGCGCATCTACGAGGGCACGCCCACGCGCATCGCGCGCATCGTGTTCGAGGGCGAGCAGCCGCCGGAGGAGGCCGGCATAGCGCGCGCGCTGGGCCTCGACGAAGGCGACATCTTCGACCGGCGCGAGGTGGACGAGGCCCTGCGCGAAGCCACGCAGACGCTGCGCGAGCGGCGCTGGTACGGCGCACAGCTCGGCCTCGCGCGTGTCACGCGGGAAGACCAGGACGTGGTGCTGGTGATCGAGAGCGTGATCGGGCCGCGCTACGAGCTGCTCATCCGCGACCCGCATCCGCTCAGCCGCGAGACCGTGGCGGACGCGCTCGAGCTCACCAGCGAGCGGCTCTCGCGCGGGGCCGCCGAGGCGCTCGAGCAGCGCGTGGAGGACCTCTATGCGCGGCGCGGCTACCCGGCCACCGAGGTGGAGGTGCGGCGCGTCCCGGGCCGCTTTGCGGGTGAGGCCCGGCTGGTGGTGCACGTGACCGCTGGTCGCCCGCAGCGCGTCACGCAAGTGCGCTTCCCGGGCGCGCAGCACTTCACCCAGGACCATCTGCGGGAGCAGCTGAGCGGTTTCGTGATCGACGCGGTGGACCTCGGCGGCCTGGCCGACCCGGTGGACACGCGCACGGCGGAGCTCTTGGTGAGCAGCGACCGGACGTCGCGAGCGGGTGAGCGGCGCAGCGTGCCGCGCCCCATGATGCCCGCCGAGATCTTCTACGAGCCGGCGTACGACGAGGCCATCGAGCACATCCAGCACCTCTACGAACGCGAGGGCTTCCTGAGCGTGGTGGTGGGTCCGATCACGCACCAGACCTTCGCCCAGGGCCCGGACGACCACGTGGAGGTGCGCATCCCCATCGAGGAGGGGCCACGCTCGTACCTCTACGAGCTCACGCTGACGGGCAACCACGACCTGTCGGACCGCGAGGTGCTGGACGCCCTGGCCTTCGAGCGCGGGCAGCCCTTCAGCCACGCGCTCTTGGACGAGGCGCGCCAGCGCGTGGAGCTGCTCTACCAGGAGGAGGGCTACCTCTACGCGCGGGTGGAGCCGAGCGTGCGCTTCAGCGGCGACCGCACGCGCGCGGTGGTCTCGCTGACCATCACCGAGGTCTACCCGGTGAGCGTGGGCGAGGTCATCATCATGGGCGCCGACCGCACCGAGCACGCCGTGATCCGCGGCTTGGTGGCGCTGCGTTCCGGCGAGCGCTTCCGTCCGAGCCAGGTGCGGCGCACCCAAGACCGCCTGATGGAGCTGGGCATCTTCTCGAGCGTGACCGCGGGGCCGGCCGAGCCCGACCTGCCGGCGCGCGTGAAGCCGGTGCTCATCTCGGTGAGCGAGCGGCGCTCGCAGATGCTGGACTTCCGTGCCGGCGTGTCCACCGCCGAGGGCATCCGCGGTGGCTTCGAGTACGGCTACCGCAACCTGTTCGGCAAGGGCATCGGGCTCACCCTGCGCGTACAGCTGGCCAACCAGTTCTTGTTCTTCGACAACGTGCTGGCCGATCGCATCAGCGCGCTGTCGCTGGCGGACCGCTTGGAGCGGCGCATCACGCTGGGCGTGCTCCTGCCCTACCTGCCGCGCCTGCCCAACACGCGCGTGTCGCTGAGCGTCTCGCACCTGCGCGACAACCAGCGCGCGTTCGGCCTGGACTCCAACAACATCGACCTCACGTTCACGGTGCGGCCGGCGCGCCAGTTCTTCCTGACCATCTCGGGTGGCCTCGAGAACAACGATGTCGACCTGCTGGTGGACGATCGGACCTACCAACAGCTGCTGATGGACGCGCCCCCCGGGCTGCGCGCGCTGCTGCGCGTTCCCCAAGGGCGCTCCACGCTGGTGAGCGGTGAGGTGGGCGCCACGCTCGACCTGCGCGACAACCCCTTCACGCCGACGCAGGGCTTCTACGCCTCGGTCAAAGCCGAGTGGGCGCGCACCCTGGCGGCCGAGTTGGTGGAGGTGGCCGGCATGGCCGAGCGCTTCTTCAGCCACCACGTACGCGCCGAGCTCACGGTCAGCGGCTATGTGCCGCTCGGCCCCTTCACGCTCGCGCTGCAGGGCCGCGTGGGGCGCGTGTTCCACCTCGAGGACCGCTCGAAGACCTACCCCAACCGGCAGTTCTTCCTGGGCGGCGTGGACACCGTGCGCGGCTACCTGCAGGACTCGCTGGTGCCACAAGACCTCGCCGACGAGGGCCTCTCGTCTTCGCAGATCAGCCAGGGCGGCGACGTGTTCATGGTGGCCCGCGCCGAGCTGCGCTTCCCCATCCGCGGCATGGTCTACGGCGGCGCCTTCACCGACTTCGGCAACCTGTGGGCCCGCGCCGGCAACCTGAACCCCCTCGAGCTGCGCCCCACCGCCGGCCTCGGTCTGCGCTTCGCCACACCCGTGGGCCCGGTGGCCTTCGACTACGGCTTCTTGCTCGCGCGCCGCCGCGAGCTCGGCGAGCGCATCGGGTCGTTCCACTTCAGCATCGGGCTGTTCTAA
- a CDS encoding translocation/assembly module TamB domain-containing protein, with translation MLAILATLSLAIGLTQTSWGRARIRELTVTVIRDELGLDASFGELRVDLGLLPPRIEVVASEIALVDPVYGRLVKARRLVISPSVGALLRGELDLDEILIDGAVVNLIVREGEVRNLPRPRAEPDPNSPTRLPFSRLTLTDATVHVDASPDGALQLAGLEVDLRVEGGTILHLRVTGGEGHVRHGDQRLDIQSLRAAVSLDPDTGVDISELAIGSEHFSVGASDAHIPLPFESRFQGNVQVRADLAHLADLPLGLELPPLRGMAEVDATIGMRDGSPEGHGQVRLRDGAIDIYGLGETVELDFDFDATRARVTEMRFQVIEGGGVVTGHAEVGFTADLPLTATLDIDALQLAKLLKQLDVTPDAIAQWTLAGRIDLAGTLSPLDLGGPVRLRTQDFLVTADAWHQRPATRIMGIPRGRVEGRVTVTPEGLGFRDLDVTMPNSTAHVDLLLGFEDYIEVTGHSTQMDLADVTPLTTLHLGGRGSWRASVRGPYGSPAVEGHVQMNGFEFDTFRAGNIESDFVLENESMSVRFPLITAVKNESRYTVEDLLVDFRDNRFEVTALVHAQRMVLADLYHVFRLETDERFTPFQGVAHGTTRVRYSTGFPDDLPAGTLRATVDIGFSSAHFAGFAFDAGALEAEWRWIDYARGVDGAELDVTHLALHKAGGTVAIAGTMGLGGVLQLSVSADNIPFSATEGFEEMPELGGTWSLLGQIDGTSSVPHLHADLGMHQLAWAGEPLGDGRLYVRLTDRTDPWVAEAASWDPAALPEDEPCYNARAGLAHGRWPADPPLQTPSGPVQSLDRPMAFLLCGEALEGQVLVDMALGWTSDLPMRGRVRFNRMDLAPLLAGALPGAEATGVLNGEMRFDDGALSNDTYGGDLHLDTLEVEVAGIPIRNDGPIDVRFVRGEGRVQRMALVGPGTQLSVSGRASLRTGLRTRVDGVVDLGLLATTSPTVTDARGRLELGVRISGDASDPSVFGEARVVDGAFRFAGFPVPLEELNGHVTFSSHRLIFEDIHARLGSGWVDVAGVATIADGGLRDYTFDVGVRDAALRPMAGVDLGFDAQARLYWEPSMRLPMLRGQVQLERLVYSRTTSLSPTLGELNRPELEGLGEYDPANDNLDVELTITGRPIRVRNNLLTVDIAIADHDRPFQIVGTDQRLGVLGQLAVQRGSVRFRNAVLEMRNGDIRFDDATRINPSFDVTAETDIRTRDLDRNDWRISLHAYGNMDAFRLEARSDPSASEQDILLLLTIGLTTAQAQSLQAADLGGAALEAVSSLSGVNDEVSEALQVIDDFAITTMYSTRTNRPEPQVTIGKRIAERVRLTASTSLTGDTREIRAGVEWQLGDQTSIQAGYDNVNRETQSFGNVGVDFHWRIEFE, from the coding sequence GTGCTCGCGATCCTGGCCACGCTTTCGCTGGCCATCGGGCTCACGCAGACCAGCTGGGGGCGCGCGCGCATCCGCGAGCTGACCGTCACCGTCATCCGCGACGAGCTGGGCCTCGACGCCAGCTTCGGTGAGCTGCGTGTGGATCTCGGCCTCCTGCCGCCGCGTATCGAGGTGGTGGCCAGCGAGATCGCCCTGGTGGACCCCGTCTATGGCCGGCTGGTGAAGGCCCGCCGGCTGGTCATCTCGCCCAGCGTGGGCGCGCTGCTGCGGGGTGAGCTGGACCTCGACGAGATCCTGATCGACGGCGCCGTGGTCAACCTGATCGTGCGCGAGGGCGAGGTGCGCAACCTGCCGCGGCCGCGCGCGGAGCCGGACCCCAACAGCCCCACGCGCCTGCCGTTCTCGCGCCTGACGCTGACCGACGCCACGGTGCACGTGGACGCCAGCCCCGACGGCGCGCTGCAGCTGGCTGGCCTCGAGGTGGACCTGCGCGTCGAAGGCGGCACCATCCTGCACCTGCGCGTCACGGGGGGTGAGGGCCACGTGCGTCACGGCGACCAGCGCCTGGACATCCAGTCGCTGCGCGCCGCGGTCAGCCTCGACCCGGACACCGGCGTGGACATCTCGGAGCTGGCCATCGGAAGCGAGCACTTCTCGGTGGGGGCCAGCGACGCGCACATCCCGCTGCCCTTCGAGTCGCGCTTCCAAGGCAACGTGCAGGTGCGCGCCGACCTCGCGCACCTCGCGGACCTCCCGCTGGGGCTCGAGCTGCCACCCTTGCGCGGCATGGCCGAGGTGGACGCCACCATCGGCATGCGTGACGGCAGCCCCGAGGGCCACGGACAAGTGCGCCTGCGTGACGGCGCCATCGACATCTACGGCCTGGGCGAGACCGTGGAGCTGGACTTCGACTTCGACGCCACGCGCGCACGTGTCACCGAGATGCGCTTCCAGGTCATCGAGGGCGGCGGCGTGGTGACGGGCCACGCCGAGGTGGGCTTCACGGCCGACCTGCCGCTCACCGCCACGCTCGACATCGACGCGCTCCAGCTGGCCAAGCTCTTGAAGCAGCTGGACGTCACGCCCGACGCCATCGCGCAGTGGACGCTGGCCGGCCGCATCGACCTCGCCGGCACGCTGAGTCCGCTCGACCTGGGCGGTCCCGTGCGGCTGCGCACGCAAGACTTCCTGGTCACCGCCGACGCGTGGCATCAGCGCCCGGCCACCCGCATCATGGGCATCCCGCGCGGGCGCGTGGAGGGGCGCGTGACGGTCACGCCCGAGGGCCTCGGGTTTCGCGATCTGGACGTGACCATGCCCAACTCCACCGCGCACGTGGACCTGCTGCTGGGCTTCGAGGATTACATCGAGGTCACGGGCCACAGCACGCAGATGGACCTGGCCGACGTGACGCCGCTCACCACGCTGCACTTGGGTGGGCGCGGCAGCTGGCGCGCGAGCGTGCGCGGCCCCTATGGGTCGCCCGCCGTGGAAGGCCACGTGCAGATGAACGGGTTCGAGTTCGACACGTTCCGCGCGGGCAACATCGAGTCGGACTTCGTGCTCGAGAACGAGAGCATGTCGGTGCGCTTCCCGCTGATCACGGCCGTGAAGAACGAGAGCCGCTACACGGTGGAAGACCTGCTGGTGGACTTCCGCGACAACCGCTTCGAGGTCACCGCGCTGGTGCACGCGCAGCGCATGGTGCTGGCCGACCTCTATCACGTGTTCCGGCTCGAGACGGATGAGCGCTTCACGCCGTTCCAGGGCGTGGCCCACGGCACCACGCGCGTGCGCTACAGCACGGGCTTCCCGGACGACCTGCCGGCCGGCACGCTGCGCGCCACGGTGGACATCGGCTTTTCCAGCGCGCACTTTGCGGGCTTCGCCTTCGACGCGGGGGCGCTCGAGGCCGAGTGGCGCTGGATCGACTACGCGCGCGGCGTGGATGGCGCCGAGCTGGACGTCACCCACCTGGCGCTGCACAAGGCCGGCGGCACGGTGGCCATCGCGGGCACCATGGGCCTCGGCGGCGTGCTGCAGCTCAGCGTCTCGGCCGACAACATTCCCTTCTCCGCCACCGAGGGCTTCGAGGAGATGCCGGAGCTGGGCGGCACGTGGTCGCTGCTGGGGCAGATCGACGGCACCAGCAGCGTGCCGCACCTGCACGCGGACCTGGGCATGCACCAGCTGGCGTGGGCGGGTGAGCCGCTGGGCGACGGCCGCCTCTACGTGCGCCTGACCGACCGCACGGACCCGTGGGTGGCCGAGGCCGCCAGCTGGGACCCGGCCGCGCTGCCCGAGGACGAGCCCTGCTACAACGCGCGCGCGGGCCTGGCGCACGGGCGCTGGCCAGCCGACCCACCGCTGCAGACACCCAGCGGCCCGGTGCAGAGCCTCGACCGTCCCATGGCGTTCTTGCTGTGTGGCGAGGCGCTCGAGGGACAGGTGCTGGTGGACATGGCGCTCGGCTGGACGTCGGACCTGCCCATGCGTGGCCGCGTGCGCTTCAACCGCATGGACCTCGCGCCGCTGCTGGCCGGCGCGCTGCCCGGCGCCGAGGCGACCGGCGTGCTGAACGGCGAGATGCGCTTCGACGACGGCGCGCTCAGCAACGACACCTACGGCGGCGACCTGCACCTGGACACGCTCGAGGTGGAGGTGGCGGGCATCCCCATCCGCAACGACGGCCCCATCGACGTGCGCTTCGTGCGCGGCGAAGGGCGCGTGCAGCGCATGGCCCTGGTGGGCCCCGGCACGCAGCTCAGCGTCAGCGGGCGAGCCTCGCTGCGCACGGGCCTCCGCACGCGCGTGGACGGCGTGGTGGACCTCGGGCTCTTGGCCACCACCAGCCCCACCGTGACCGACGCGCGCGGGCGCCTCGAGCTGGGCGTGCGCATCTCGGGCGACGCCTCCGACCCGTCGGTCTTCGGTGAGGCGCGCGTGGTCGACGGCGCGTTCCGCTTCGCGGGCTTCCCGGTGCCCCTCGAGGAGCTCAACGGGCACGTCACCTTCAGCTCGCACCGGCTCATCTTCGAGGACATCCACGCGCGCCTCGGCAGCGGCTGGGTGGACGTGGCCGGCGTCGCCACCATCGCCGACGGCGGCCTGCGCGACTACACCTTCGACGTGGGCGTGCGCGACGCGGCGCTGCGACCCATGGCCGGCGTGGACCTCGGCTTCGACGCACAGGCCCGCCTGTACTGGGAGCCCAGCATGCGGCTGCCCATGCTCCGCGGGCAGGTCCAGCTGGAGCGCCTGGTCTACTCGCGCACCACCAGCCTCTCGCCCACGCTGGGCGAGCTCAACCGCCCCGAGCTCGAGGGCCTGGGCGAGTACGACCCGGCCAACGACAACCTGGACGTGGAGCTGACCATCACGGGCCGCCCCATCCGCGTGCGCAACAACCTCCTCACGGTGGACATCGCCATCGCCGACCACGACCGCCCCTTCCAGATCGTGGGCACCGACCAGCGCCTCGGCGTGCTGGGACAGCTGGCCGTGCAGCGGGGCAGCGTGCGCTTCCGCAACGCCGTGCTGGAGATGCGCAACGGCGACATCCGCTTCGACGACGCCACGCGCATCAACCCGTCCTTCGACGTGACGGCCGAGACCGACATCCGCACGCGCGACCTCGACCGCAACGACTGGCGCATCTCGCTGCACGCCTACGGCAACATGGACGCCTTCCGGCTCGAGGCGCGCTCGGACCCGTCGGCCAGCGAGCAGGACATCCTGCTGCTGCTCACCATCGGGCTGACCACGGCGCAGGCGCAGTCGCTCCAGGCGGCCGATCTCGGGGGCGCGGCGCTCGAGGCCGTGTCCAGCCTGTCGGGCGTGAACGACGAGGTCAGCGAGGCCCTGCAGGTGATTGACGACTTCGCGATCACCACCATGTACAGTACGCGCACCAACCGGCCGGAGCCGCAAGTGACCATCGGAAAGCGCATCGCCGAGCGAGTACGGCTCACCGCGTCGACGAGCCTCACGGGCGACACCCGCGAGATCCGCGCCGGCGTGGAGTGGCAGCTCGGTGACCAGACCAGCATCCAGGCCGGCTACGACAACGTGAACCGCGAGACCCAGTCGTTCGGCAACGTGGGCGTCGACTTCCACTGGCGCATCGAGTTCGAGTGA
- a CDS encoding redoxin domain-containing protein, which produces MKRREQLAALMAFLVGAPLVAVFASAFMDGETRRGETVFRSVLGNDRFEALMAGEGGFPHYLGSNRLAPDFELTDRHGQPWRLADHRGKVVVLNFWSITCPPCLEELPSLEHLGHLAQQWGDVEVVAVSADEGWSAVTSVVPEDTRLTHVFDPTREVISGQFGTRLFPETWIIDREGRVRFRYDGALDWGNPIVVELVEAYR; this is translated from the coding sequence ATGAAGAGGCGTGAGCAGCTCGCAGCGTTGATGGCGTTCTTGGTCGGTGCGCCGCTGGTGGCGGTGTTCGCCAGCGCGTTCATGGATGGCGAGACCCGGCGTGGCGAGACGGTGTTCCGCTCCGTGCTGGGCAACGACCGCTTCGAGGCGCTGATGGCCGGCGAGGGTGGCTTCCCCCACTACCTGGGCAGCAACCGCCTCGCGCCGGACTTCGAGCTCACCGACCGGCACGGGCAGCCGTGGCGGCTCGCGGACCACCGCGGCAAGGTGGTGGTGCTGAACTTCTGGAGCATCACCTGCCCGCCGTGCCTCGAAGAGCTGCCCAGCCTCGAGCACCTGGGGCACCTGGCGCAGCAGTGGGGTGATGTGGAGGTCGTGGCGGTCAGCGCCGATGAAGGCTGGTCGGCCGTCACCAGCGTGGTGCCCGAGGACACGCGCCTCACGCACGTCTTCGACCCCACGCGCGAGGTCATCTCCGGGCAGTTCGGCACGCGCCTGTTCCCGGAGACGTGGATCATCGACCGCGAGGGCCGCGTGCGCTTCCGCTACGACGGGGCGCTCGACTGGGGCAACCCCATCGTGGTGGAGCTGGTCGAAGCGTACCGCTGA
- a CDS encoding alpha/beta hydrolase — MALSLQHRILLAGLRTVFLPLADRLHSVASQRKMVDRIARVVRMPRGFALSEATLGGRPARHIKPEVGHADGHVLYLHGGAYVAGGLTSHTPIAALVAQAAGTEAWLLDYRLAPEHPYPAAREDALTAYKEMLDWGIEPSQIIIAGDSAGGGLTLSTALGIRDAGWPMPAALVLLSPWTDMSLSSPSFQHNKKREAMLTKGFLSRAAGHYCNETNRGRPVRRQDSGVSPIFADLAGLPPILAHVGGDEILLDDARLVVERADAAGGEATLHVFDELWHVFQASSGMIPEADESLREIGAFCRAQLARRS, encoded by the coding sequence ATGGCCCTCTCGCTCCAACACCGCATCTTGCTGGCCGGGCTCCGGACCGTGTTCTTGCCTCTCGCCGACCGCCTGCACTCGGTGGCCTCCCAGAGGAAGATGGTCGACCGCATCGCGCGTGTCGTCCGCATGCCCAGGGGCTTTGCGCTCAGCGAAGCCACCTTGGGTGGCCGCCCGGCGCGGCACATCAAGCCCGAGGTGGGCCACGCCGACGGACACGTGCTGTACCTGCACGGCGGCGCCTATGTGGCGGGAGGGCTCACCAGCCACACACCCATCGCCGCGCTGGTGGCGCAGGCCGCAGGCACCGAGGCGTGGCTGCTGGATTACCGCTTGGCGCCCGAGCACCCCTACCCGGCCGCGCGCGAAGACGCTCTCACGGCCTACAAGGAAATGCTGGACTGGGGCATCGAGCCCTCGCAGATCATCATTGCGGGGGACTCGGCGGGCGGCGGGCTCACGCTGTCCACGGCGCTCGGCATCCGCGACGCGGGCTGGCCCATGCCGGCCGCGCTGGTGCTGCTGTCGCCCTGGACGGACATGTCGCTGTCGTCGCCCAGCTTTCAGCACAACAAGAAGCGCGAGGCCATGCTGACCAAGGGCTTCCTGTCGCGCGCGGCGGGGCACTACTGCAACGAGACCAACCGCGGGCGGCCCGTGCGGCGGCAGGACTCGGGGGTCTCGCCCATCTTCGCGGACCTGGCGGGCCTGCCACCCATCCTGGCGCACGTGGGCGGCGACGAGATCCTGCTGGACGACGCTCGCCTCGTGGTGGAGCGCGCCGACGCGGCCGGCGGTGAGGCCACGCTGCACGTGTTCGACGAGCTGTGGCACGTCTTTCAAGCCAGCTCCGGAATGATCCCCGAGGCCGACGAGTCGCTGCGCGAGATTGGCGCCTTCTGCCGCGCTCAGCTGGCGCGGCGGTCGTAG
- a CDS encoding TetR/AcrR family transcriptional regulator, with translation MSGATPQEEPAQSRRTQAERRAATIERLVDASIAVLAESGYAGASVKAICDRAGVSQGALFRHFETRLELLVHVVDAIGTRNIESFIRAAGITEAAWTLDRLDDFVRVLRDVSRSATHAAWREVVAAARIHPDLAEAVGAAVGRFEAAIIRMVELGLPGTREQTLETVTIVLSIMHMFDSEALTVTVKPNPEIEAARITWATRVLRELYDRRAS, from the coding sequence ATGAGCGGCGCCACCCCGCAAGAAGAGCCCGCCCAGAGCCGGCGCACCCAGGCCGAGCGCCGCGCCGCCACCATCGAGCGCCTGGTGGACGCCAGCATCGCGGTGCTGGCCGAGTCCGGGTACGCGGGCGCTTCGGTGAAGGCCATCTGCGACCGCGCGGGCGTGTCGCAGGGCGCGCTCTTCCGCCACTTCGAGACGCGCCTCGAGCTCTTGGTGCACGTGGTGGACGCCATCGGCACGCGCAACATCGAGTCCTTCATCCGCGCCGCCGGCATCACCGAGGCCGCGTGGACCCTGGACCGCCTGGACGACTTCGTGCGCGTGCTGCGCGACGTGAGCCGCTCCGCCACGCACGCCGCATGGCGCGAGGTGGTGGCCGCCGCGCGCATCCACCCCGACTTGGCCGAGGCCGTGGGTGCCGCCGTGGGGCGCTTCGAGGCCGCCATCATCCGCATGGTGGAGCTGGGGCTCCCGGGCACGCGCGAGCAGACGCTCGAGACCGTCACCATCGTGCTGTCCATCATGCACATGTTCGACTCCGAGGCGCTCACCGTCACGGTGAAGCCCAACCCCGAGATCGAGGCGGCCCGCATCACGTGGGCCACACGCGTGCTGCGCGAGCTCTACGACCGCCGCGCCAGCTGA